A window of the Gammaproteobacteria bacterium genome harbors these coding sequences:
- a CDS encoding amidohydrolase — translation MNRRSFLTVLAAGGLGMGATGFWLWPREGILNSCLSGPLPKALADHELLRQAWEGLDPQQVWDCHVHLIGTGDNNSGIWVNPNMQSLMHPIQYAQFQFYMNAACVGEDQGKENRGSPHSVDKLVVDRLLSLQKDFPPGAKMMLLAFDYFYDEQGKQQAESSPFHTPNAYAYAVVKQHPLAFEWIASIHPYRADCVEELQWCVERGTRAIKWLPGAMGIDPASPLCDRFYDALVKYHIPILCHAGEENAVSVEGGERLNNPLLLRRALDRGVRVIFAHCASLGQSHDIDKEPNEAKAPMERNFNLFKRLIADSSVADRVYGDISAILQINRDKETIADIVSNPQWHKRLINGSDYPLPGVIPLVDTHQYVDWGFIPADTATRLTQIRPYNPILYDFLLKRVIRVNTHALSDDIFESRRIFVQ, via the coding sequence ATGAATCGAAGAAGTTTTTTAACTGTTTTGGCGGCCGGTGGTCTGGGCATGGGCGCAACCGGATTTTGGTTGTGGCCCCGTGAAGGCATATTGAACAGTTGTTTGTCCGGTCCTTTACCCAAAGCATTGGCTGACCATGAGTTGCTGCGTCAGGCCTGGGAAGGTTTGGACCCGCAACAGGTGTGGGATTGCCACGTGCATTTAATCGGCACCGGCGATAACAACAGTGGCATTTGGGTTAATCCCAATATGCAGTCTTTGATGCACCCCATTCAATACGCCCAATTTCAGTTTTATATGAATGCCGCTTGTGTCGGCGAGGACCAGGGAAAAGAAAATAGAGGCAGTCCGCATTCTGTGGACAAGCTGGTAGTGGATCGGCTGTTGTCTTTGCAGAAAGATTTTCCACCGGGTGCCAAAATGATGTTGCTGGCTTTTGATTACTTCTATGACGAGCAAGGTAAGCAGCAGGCAGAATCTTCGCCGTTTCATACGCCCAATGCCTACGCCTACGCAGTGGTAAAACAACATCCCCTGGCCTTTGAGTGGATCGCTTCCATACACCCTTACCGCGCCGACTGCGTGGAGGAATTGCAATGGTGTGTGGAACGCGGTACCAGAGCCATTAAGTGGCTGCCGGGTGCCATGGGCATAGACCCGGCTTCACCTTTGTGTGATCGTTTTTATGATGCCTTGGTGAAATACCATATCCCTATTTTGTGTCATGCAGGTGAGGAAAACGCGGTCAGCGTGGAAGGTGGCGAACGGCTCAATAACCCCTTATTGTTACGCCGAGCGTTGGACCGGGGCGTGCGGGTTATATTTGCCCACTGCGCCAGTTTGGGACAAAGCCACGATATTGATAAAGAACCTAACGAAGCCAAGGCACCTATGGAGCGTAATTTTAACTTGTTTAAACGTCTAATAGCGGATTCCAGTGTGGCCGACCGGGTGTATGGTGATATTTCCGCGATTTTGCAGATTAACCGCGATAAGGAAACCATCGCGGATATCGTCTCCAACCCGCAATGGCATAAGCGACTCATTAACGGTTCGGATTATCCTTTGCCCGGTGTCATCCCCTTGGTGGATACTCACCAATATGTGGATTGGGGATTTATACCGGCTGACACGGCAACACGATTAACCCAAATTCGTCCCTATAATCCTATTTTGTATGATTTCCTGTTGAAACGTGTCATACGGGTCAATACCCATGCTTTATCTGATGATATATTTGAAAGTAGACGGATTTTTGTTCAATAA